From one Humulus lupulus chromosome 8, drHumLupu1.1, whole genome shotgun sequence genomic stretch:
- the LOC133795830 gene encoding uncharacterized protein LOC133795830 — translation MGLTIVKFNDEATRDFVLENGIVQFDKKPVIVRPWTQDLDTIRLVRSVPLWIRLPNLGLQYWGKKCLSALVSIIGKPIMVDKFTKDRSMIRYARVLVEMEITDDPPFIIYFVNESGQVQEKFVEYEWLPIKCNNCKGFGHNLADCKKNGSKGWGAVADASSGESSGIHVAVKVVEEKHDESVIDVRGAAKEKGLSQDHILSPNQANKENWEIPKKVGNSKGRGKSVGSKLDNKQNAFKVLQEQGKGEKSGHLNNSKSDGLLKYS, via the exons ATGGGACTCACCATTGTCAAATTCAATGATGAGGCTACTAGAGATTTTGTTCTGGAGAATGGCATTGTGCAATTCGACAAGAAGCCAGTTATTGTGCGACCTTGGACTCAAGATCTAGACACTATAAGGTTAGTCCGCTCTGTACCTCTTTGGATCAGACTACCTAATTTAGGTCTTCAATATTGGGGCAAAAAATGTCTAAGTGCCTTAGTTAGTATAATTGGGAAGCCAATTATGGTAGACAAGTTTACAAAGGATAGGTCTATGATCAGATATGCTAGAGTTCTGGTTGAAATGGAGATAACTGATGACCCTCCGTTTATCATATATTTTGTGAATGAGAGTGGACAGGTTCAAGAAAAGTTTGTTGAATATGAATGGCTCCCCATAAAATGCAATAATTGCAAAGGATTTGGTCATAATTTGGCTGATTGCAAGAAAAATGGCTCTAAGGGTTGG GGTGCAGTTGCTGATGCTAGTTCAGGTGAATCATCTGGCATTCATGTGGCTGTTAAAGTAGTGGAAGAGAAGCATGATGAGTCAGTGATAGATGTTCGAGGGGCAGCTAAAGAAAAGGGACTTTCACAAGATCATATATTATCACCTAATCAGGCCAATAAAGAGAATTGGGAAATTCCTAAGAAAGTTGGGAACTCAAAAGGTAGAGGCAAGTCTGTGGGATCTAAGTTGGACAACAAACAGAATGCTTTCAAGGTTCTTCAAGAACAGGGAAAAGGAGAGAAAAGTGGGCACTTAAATAACTCAAAGTCTGATGGATTGCTCAAATATTCTTAG